One genomic region from Osmerus eperlanus chromosome 6, fOsmEpe2.1, whole genome shotgun sequence encodes:
- the nkx3.3 gene encoding NK3 homeobox 3 isoform X2 gives MALSCSSFSINDILTRGRDGRANGSSGQHFEEQCAQRFDTLNEKSGSQIIGSRSAKGPASPLSDESDSVSHFRRGREPSDPCLLKPEKQLPSRDRAKSKEEEEEEEEDERVSCHRDMDQQPRADNKKRSRAAFSHAQVYELESRFNVQRYLSGPERADLARVLKLTETQVKIWFQNRRYKTKRRQMAAETVPCSTPPAATAGAKKVAVKVLVRDNQKQYRAEELPNHNALPLYQAYQYYPYLYCFHPWLANGALCGALH, from the exons ATGGCGCTCAGCTGCTCCTCGTTCTCAATCAACGACATCCTCACTCGAGGACGGGACGGTCGAGCGAACGGTTCAAGTGGCCAGCATTTTGAGGAACAGTGCGCACAGAGATTCGACACTTTGAACGAGAAAAGTGGATCGCAGATTATCGGTAGCAGGAGTGCAAAAGGTCCCGCTTCCCCGCTCTCTGATGAAAGTGATAGTGTGAGCCATTTCCGCCGCGGAAGAGAACCGTCAGATCCCTGTTTGTTGAAGCCAG AGAAACAGCTACCCAGTCGGGACCGGGCCAAGtcgaaggaagaggaggaggaggaagaggaagacgagAGGGTGAGCTGCCACAGAGACATGGACCAGCAGCCCCGGGCCGATAACAAAAAGCGCTCCCGGGCCGCTTTCTCGCACGCACAAGTCTACGAGCTGGAAAGCCGGTTTAACGTTCAGAGATACCTGTCCGGTCCGGAGCGCGCGGACTTGGCTAGGGTTCTTAAACTGaccgagacacaggtgaagattTGGTTTCAGAACCGGAGGTACAAAACCAAGAGGCGGCAGATGGCTGCGGAGACGGTGCCCTGTAGCACCCCTCCCGCCGCCACTGCAGGGGCCAAGAAAGTGGCGGTGAAGGTTTTAGTGAGGGACAACCAGAAACAGTACCGGGCGGAAGAGCTACCCAACCACAACGCCCTGCCCCTCTACCAGGCGTATCAGTACTACCCCTACCTGTACTGCTTCCATCCCTGGCTTGCCAACGGGGCACTGTGCGGGGCCTTGCATTAG
- the nkx3.3 gene encoding NK3 homeobox 3 isoform X1, whose amino-acid sequence MALSCSSFSINDILTRGRDGRANGSSGQHFEEQCAQRFDTLNEKSGSQIIGSRSAKGPASPLSDESDSVSHFRRGREPSDPCLLKPGRNTESCGEDSAAEDAEFSGYRGEKQLPSRDRAKSKEEEEEEEEDERVSCHRDMDQQPRADNKKRSRAAFSHAQVYELESRFNVQRYLSGPERADLARVLKLTETQVKIWFQNRRYKTKRRQMAAETVPCSTPPAATAGAKKVAVKVLVRDNQKQYRAEELPNHNALPLYQAYQYYPYLYCFHPWLANGALCGALH is encoded by the exons ATGGCGCTCAGCTGCTCCTCGTTCTCAATCAACGACATCCTCACTCGAGGACGGGACGGTCGAGCGAACGGTTCAAGTGGCCAGCATTTTGAGGAACAGTGCGCACAGAGATTCGACACTTTGAACGAGAAAAGTGGATCGCAGATTATCGGTAGCAGGAGTGCAAAAGGTCCCGCTTCCCCGCTCTCTGATGAAAGTGATAGTGTGAGCCATTTCCGCCGCGGAAGAGAACCGTCAGATCCCTGTTTGTTGAAGCCAGGTAGGAATACCGAATCATGTGGCGAAGACTCAGCCGCGGAGGACGCAGAGTTCTCTGGCTACAGAGGAG AGAAACAGCTACCCAGTCGGGACCGGGCCAAGtcgaaggaagaggaggaggaggaagaggaagacgagAGGGTGAGCTGCCACAGAGACATGGACCAGCAGCCCCGGGCCGATAACAAAAAGCGCTCCCGGGCCGCTTTCTCGCACGCACAAGTCTACGAGCTGGAAAGCCGGTTTAACGTTCAGAGATACCTGTCCGGTCCGGAGCGCGCGGACTTGGCTAGGGTTCTTAAACTGaccgagacacaggtgaagattTGGTTTCAGAACCGGAGGTACAAAACCAAGAGGCGGCAGATGGCTGCGGAGACGGTGCCCTGTAGCACCCCTCCCGCCGCCACTGCAGGGGCCAAGAAAGTGGCGGTGAAGGTTTTAGTGAGGGACAACCAGAAACAGTACCGGGCGGAAGAGCTACCCAACCACAACGCCCTGCCCCTCTACCAGGCGTATCAGTACTACCCCTACCTGTACTGCTTCCATCCCTGGCTTGCCAACGGGGCACTGTGCGGGGCCTTGCATTAG
- the nkx2.3 gene encoding homeobox protein Nkx-2.3 produces the protein MLSSPAVTSSSSSTPFSVKDILKLELQQQSHQQRHVSLAPLGPPLSRPGKLQPHNPFVSRSPPACMLTGGDSASSSPGFSEGEETMSYLNTLTVQDRLVESVVPAEIFTQSGQSNSADTSLDTEVEDLEKSCGGTLQKAECDEFENDSERLPKQPRTRRKPRVLFSQTQVFELERRFKHQRYLSAPEREHMASSLKLTSTQVKIWFQNRRYKCKRQRQDKTLEMVGHHHHPPPPRRVAVPVLVRDGKPCLAGSQTYNTPYTVGTPSPYSYNGYPAYTYNNSVYSNSYSSLPSLAPSTTANAFMNVNFGGLGSQPSAQPSQGTTVTPCQGTLQGIRAW, from the exons ATGCTGTCTAGTCCGGCCgtaacctcctcctcctcctccacgcctTTCTCTGTCAAGGATATCCTCAAGCTTGAGCTCCAGCAGCAGTCTCACCAGCAGCGGCACGTGTCTCTGGCTCCCCTCGGTCCACCGCTCTCCCGCCCGGGCAAACTTCAGCCACACAACCCCTTCGTGTCGCGGTCGCCCCCAGCCTGTATGTTGACCGGTGGGGACAGCGCAAGCTCGAGCCCTGGTTTTTCCGAGGGCGAGGAAACGATGTCGTACCTGAACACGCTGACGGTACAAGATCGGTTAGTGGAGTCCGTTGTCCCCGCGGAAATCTTCACACAGTCAGGACAGAGCAACTCTGCGGACACGAGCCTGGACACCGAGGTGGAAGACCTTGAAA AGAGTTGCGGCGGCACCTTGCAAAAGGCAGAGTGTGACGAGTTCGAAAACGACTCGGAAAGACTCCCTAAACAGCCGAGAACCAGACGGAAACCCAGAGTCCTCTTCTCCCAGACCCAAGTGTTTGAGCTGGAGCGGCGATTCAAACACCAGCGCTATCTGTCAGCCCCGGAGAGAGAGCACATGGCCAGCTCCCTCAAACTTACCTCCACCCAGGTGAAGATTTGGTTCCAGAACCGGAGATACAAATGTAAAAGGCAGCGGCAAGACAAGACTCTGGAGATGGtcggccaccaccaccaccctccgccGCCTAGGCGAGTGGCTGTCCCTGTACTGGTCCGAGACGGGAAACCTTGTCTGGCTGGATCACAGACCTACAACACCCCCTATACTGTTGGGACTCCATCCCCGTATAGCTACAACGGCTACCCGGCCTATACATATAACAACTCAGTGTACTCTAACTCGTATTCTAGCCTACCTTCTCTTGCGCCCAGCACCACTGCTAACGCGTTTATGAACGTGAATTTTGGGGGTCTTGGTTCGCAACCCTCGGCCCAGCCCTCTCAAGGAACGACGGTCACACCCTGTCAGGGAACACTGCAAGGTATCCGTGCCTGGTAA